Part of the Zea mays cultivar B73 chromosome 4, Zm-B73-REFERENCE-NAM-5.0, whole genome shotgun sequence genome is shown below.
TCCCTCAGCTGAAGGTAACATATCAAATGCGGAAGCATCTTTAGGTAGAGAGTGCACCTCAACAGCACCGTTTGGCAACTTATCTGCTGCGACATGGCCTGCTTCTGATGCAAAAACTTATCTGTCTTTAGGTTGCTCGTGTCGTCAGTTTCCTTTGCTGACAACAACTCCTTGCTTGACGCCGACGCATCCTCTGTGCTTCCTGTGTAGCGGAGCTAACATTCCCCACTCCTTAAAATGCGGCTTGCCCCCAAGCCGCTGATGGTGTAGGACCAGCTTCTACAAGTGTGTAGAGAATCGAAGCTACAGGTTTAGGCTCGACATCAGCCTCTTGAATCGCTCTGGTAGTACATGAAGACGATGATGTTCTGTGAACCGGCAAAATTCCTTTGGACACGAAATTGCTCTCGTGGGACCTCTCTGGCCGAGGCATCTCAGTACCAGAACCAGACTTCTGTCTAAATAATTGTTGCAGTAGCCTCTTCGGCTTGGGCCTCTCGATATCGAACATAGCTCTTGGTGAACTCGCTGTCTTGATCTTGTCGTCTTTCACTATATATTTGCCTTTCGGCGAGGGCAATCCGTCAAGTCCCAAGAACTTGGCTACCAAGCTTGGCATTTTAGACTTCTTGGCTGCACTGATGCACAAGATGGCAACGACCTGGGCACAACTTTCTTCTCATGAGTAGACTTGGGCGTCATCAGGTAGCTGTTCGCCAAGTGTTGTGCCGACTGGCTCAAAGATGCCTGCTCAGTACTGGACATGGACACCAGAAATTGGCTGTTCTTTTGGAAATTATCCTTGACTGCATTCTTCAGCTCATCGGTCGGATACTGAAGTACTGAACGGTTCGAGTTTGGAACACTTCATTCCGCCCCGTCCCCAATCTCTCCATCTCCGGCTCTCCACCTTCCACAAATCCCCAAATCGCCACATCAAATCGAATCCACCCACCACGGACCACGCATTCGCCATGGAGTTTCCCAAGCGAGGGCGAGCTTTTCTCCAAGGTTCCATCGCGAGCCCTCGCTTCAGTTATGCCATCTGTGCTCCATTCTGATCCCTTACCTTTCTTCATTTGCAGGTTCCCTGCGAAGGAGCCCCAAGGCGACGATACCTGGAGCCGCCACGGGGGCCGACGAGAACGCAAGCTCTAAGCATCTCGTGCCGGTGGGGGCCGCGTCGCCGAAGAGGAAGAAGGTGCTCGGGGAGAGGAACGACAGCGGCGTCGGGGGCATGGAGGGCGCCGCGTCGGCACCAGTGCAGCAGCCAAAGCTCGCGTTGAGCCCCCCGACGCCCGCGAGCCGCGGCGCGGGGCCGTACGACCCGAAGACGAACTACACCACGCCGCGGCCGGCGTTCCTGCGCTACGACCCCGAACGGCGCCGCGAGATCCTCCTCCGGGTGTCGCGTGCGGCAGAGGTGATGTACGACGACTGCTCCAGCACCACATCCGGCACTGCGGCCTCGGAGGAGGACGGTGGCTCGTCCTTGGCCTCGGACGCGGCGGCAGACTCCCTTATCTCGTCGCCGCCgctacggggggggggggggggcgtgcgCGGGTTTCGCGGCGTGGGCTGGTgagggcgggggcgggggcggtctacattttgctcttaatagttgtagagatatGTGGTGTTTACATCCGGTATGTACAGAATTTTTTCCATATAAGGACCACGTGTCGCGTCGCGTTCAACAACGCATCAGCAGAGAGTGTGCTAAAAAGGAGCCAGTCTCGCAGGTCGAGTGAGATATGGCGTCGGAGATGAGCAAGAACGTGAAGGCCCTTGACGAGCAGGAGGTCTCCTTGCAGCACTCGCGCGCCCAGACCAGCGATGTCGCCGAGGAGCAATAACAGCAGTAGCAGGCGCTGGATCCGCTGGCGTGATAGTCGTCCATCATGTCGCTGACGCTGGAGGAGCTGCAGAACTCGTTGTGCGAGTCGGGCCGCAACTTCGGGTCCATGAACATGGACGAGTTCATGGCCAACATATGGAACGTCGAGGAGTTCCAGGCCGCCACGGCCGGCTAGAACAAGGAGGGCGTGTATCGGGAGCCGGTGCCCGTGGCGATGACGACGGGCACAGGTGAgaacggaggaggaggaggagggaggggaccgGTTCGGCAGGGGTCGTTCGCGCTGTCGTCGCCGCTGTCCCGGAAGACGGTAGAGGAGGTCTCGGCCGAGATCAGCCAGGGCCCAGTGGACTTCCAGGCCAGCGCGGCGTCGCAGCCCGTGCGGGATGCGAGGCGAGGTGTGGGTGGCCCATTGACTCACGCATCTGCAAGGTGGAGACGGGTGTCTTGTGGGGCTAGCATGTCAGTTAGAGATAGGCGAGGACATGGCCGCGCCAGGGCGCCCACGCTCCACTCTTAATTAGTAGTAGGATTATTACGTTTTTAATGATGCAAGTTGGATACATTTCCCTTTTTTTTAACTTCCCTAATATTGTATTGTCTCTCTTAATGAACTATATTTTCACACTCTTAATCTATTTACGCACGCACAAACTGAGATCTAGTCTCTTTCTTGTTCATGGTTTCGCACTATTTTCGCACCCTTAATATATTTTTGCACTATTTATGCATAGGTACATTGTGGTGTTTTAGGTAGGAAATCAAACAGGCCTGACATATTAAAACTCTGGTTAGTATTTAAAGTCTAACTGCTCCACTAAGTTGA
Proteins encoded:
- the LOC103655960 gene encoding uncharacterized protein, giving the protein MEFPKRGRAFLQGSLRRSPKATIPGAATGADENASSKHLVPVGAASPKRKKVLGERNDSGVGGMEGAASAPVQQPKLALSPPTPASRGAGPYDPKTNYTTPRPAFLRYDPERRREILLRVSRAAEVMYDDCSSTTSGTAASEEDGGSSLASDAAADSLISSPPLRGGGGGVRGFRGVGW